The genomic stretch GACGACGAAATCATAAGGCTCAGCTAGCCTATAAATACCCACCATTCTCGTCCATAAACCATATCCCAACATAACACATATACATCCTCAAACACAAACATGAAGTTGATTCTCTTCTTAGCATTCTTGCTTGGAACAACCTCTGCAGAACAATGTGGACATCAGGCCGGTGGAGCTCTATGTCCAAACGGCCTATGCTGTAGTGAACATGGATGGTGTGGCACCACAATTGCCTACTGTGGGACTGGTTGCCAGAGCCAATGTGTTGCAACCCCTCCACCACCACCCCCCAATCCAACCCCGTCCCCGCCTCCACCCCCAAACCCGACTCCGTCCCCGCCTCCGGGAGACGGTGTTGCCAGCATCATCAGTGCCACTCTTTTTGACCAATTGCTTAAATATCGGAATGATCCGCGATGTAGAAGCAATGGATTCTACACCTACAATGCTTTCATTGCAGCAGCAAATTCTTTTGCTGGCTTTGGCACAACTGGTGATGCTGATACACGTAAAAGGGAGATTGCAGCTTTCTTGGGTCAAACCTCTCATGAGACCAAAGGTGAGTTAGTTTGAGTATTGAAGCTTGCTAATTATCATAACCAAATTAAagctgattttattttgtatatgtaGGAGGATGGGAAGCTGCACCAGATGGCCCATATGCATGGGGTTATTGCTTTATTGACGAAAAGGACCCGCCCGAAAATTATTGTAGGTCAAGCACCGAATGGCCGTGTGCGCTTGGCAAACAATATTTTGGCCGGGGCCCTATTCAACTCAGTTAGTAAGTCTccgaattatatatatatatattttgagccTTTGAATTAAACATTAGTTCCTTGCATGGACAAAAATAttacacatgcatgcatataataTCAGAGACTTCGACCGTGAATTTTGACGACTTTGATTGTTTGGTTGACTCTGTCAGCAACTACAATTACGGGCAAGCGGGACAAGCccttggacttggacttaatcTCCTAAACAATCCGGATCTAGTAGCCCAAGACGCAATCCTATCATTCAAGACAGCCATATGGTTTTGGATGACCCCACAGGCAAACAAGCCCTCCAGCCACGATGTCATCATTGGAAAATGGACACCAACCGCTACCGACACGGCCGCCGGTCGGGTTCCGGGCTATGGTGTCATCACCAACATAATCAATGGTGGCCTCGAATGTGGGCATGGTCCTGACAGTAAAGTGGAGAGTAGGATTGGGTTCTACATAAGGTACTGTGACGAATTTGGAGTACGCTACGGGGACAACTTAGACTGCAACAATCAAAGGCCTTTTGCCTAAGCTAGCTGCTAAGAATTCAAGGTGAATGAAGGTTCAAAGAAGAATAATAAGGAGACAATACTATAACTATGTAATTGGAGAGATTTTCTTGTCCACTAAGAAAGTTTCTAGATTACAgttgaataaagaaataaagcgTTCATGAATTTGTCTATTCAGATTACTCCATATGCATATTGGACATCacaaatttcaaatatttatcTCTCATCTCACTCTTAAATTATTAGAGTGATGTGTCCATGTTCATTAGcctttgcatttgtttttttgtttttattttttattttattttttaaaataaatggctGATGGAAACAGTTATATGAGCCAAGTGGTAGAAAAATGAGATAAGAGATAAGGATGTTGCATTACTCATAAGGCCAATCAAACACGGTCCAACAACTGTGAACCATGGTGATGGTAAATGCAATGTCGCCTTCCCTTTATCGCAATCACATTGCTTATAAATTGGACAAGTATTAATTCAGGAATTTAGtacaaaaaaatgacaaaaattgacTCCAAATTGAGTAGGAGGATATATCCTCTAACCGAGTCTAACAAATTGTCATATGTCCTTGTAAGATattgtgagaagcacatgttttgtttaatttacttaattaatagtCTTACACCGTTAactcctcttttcttttaacaaatgaaattctttctctctcaaacatttctttcttttcctttgatctccctttctctcttctGAATCTTAATTCAGGcaacataaataacaaattgcaaaaaagaaagaggcaCTTGATACATATGAATTGtacaaacaaataaagaaaaaagaagattgaGAAAGACATgaccaataaagaaaaaaggaaaatgtaatTATCTAGAAATaaccaataaagaaaaaaaagaaaaagtagctTCAAAAGAGACCAAGATAATTAAGAGTTCCAAATTAAACTTTCCTTCCTCAGTTTGTTCCACTTTCTCACCGACCAAACGTACCATgcaaaatctaataaaaccaaaataccctctctattttttatttccattaACAAAGGATATTAGCTATGCCTATATAATACACCTTTAACCACTAGACGCATAAAACTCAATGAGTCTATGCAAGATCATTCGACCTGGGTCCTCAAGAAAATGATGTAGTACTTGCAGTTTCTTTAAACAGCTGGTCGGGCTTGCGCCCGCCCctccaaaaaatatttaatttttttttttttatgggtaaaTATTTTAGCATTCTTGACCTTAGCCCATACTCCTCCTTCCCCAGCCCCTACTtatcctcctcttcttcttatCTGCTTGGCCATATGCTTGGGTTGGCTTATTAATTACCTGttattgaaattttgaatctGTTGGCTTCGTAAATTAAGGCAAGTTTCAAAAAGGTGCAAAGAGATAAGGTTTTACTTAGACTACTATTTATTTGAGGAGAGATTGATGGTTGAGAGCGGATGGCTCATGGTTGATGTAGATAAGCCAACTTCGAGATCGGGAGGCTTCTAAAGGGGCACGTTTCAGTGTGTTTGTGTACgtgagatgaaaaaaataaggaCATCACCTCTGTCTGTTTgcggaaaaagaaagaaaataaaagaaaaaatcctgATGCTTGTGGTACACGCAGAAAGAATTCTGGGGGTGCAGTCGCAAATAGTATGCAGCTGGGTGTCAAGGTATAcaatatattgttttatattattgtatttatttattaaattttggaacTT from Corylus avellana chromosome ca1, CavTom2PMs-1.0 encodes the following:
- the LOC132178070 gene encoding endochitinase-like, whose amino-acid sequence is MKLILFLAFLLGTTSAEQCGHQAGGALCPNGLCCSEHGWCGTTIAYCGTGCQSQCVATPPPPPPNPTPSPPPPPNPTPSPPPGDGVASIISATLFDQLLKYRNDPRCRSNGFYTYNAFIAAANSFAGFGTTGDADTRKREIAAFLGQTSHETKGGWEAAPDGPYAWGYCFIDEKDPPENYCRSSTEWPCALGKQYFGRGPIQLSYNYNYGQAGQALGLGLNLLNNPDLVAQDAILSFKTAIWFWMTPQANKPSSHDVIIGKWTPTATDTAAGRVPGYGVITNIINGGLECGHGPDSKVESRIGFYIRYCDEFGVRYGDNLDCNNQRPFA